The Methanocalculus alkaliphilus genome segment TGCCCGGGTGGACCGGGCATATGTTCATGATGGAACCGGGGTCCTTACCCTCGCCTCGTTTCGTGAGATGGGCGTGCCAATAGGAATCGGCCCGGCACGGATCTCGGTCCTCTTTGACCATATATGCCCGGCGAACAATGGAACGACCGCAGATCTCCAGCGCGAACTCCGGCAGTACGCCTCATCAGCAGGCGTCCTCTTCTCAGACTGTGGCGGGGGAATCTGCCACCAGATCATGAGCGAAGGGTGTATCCTCCCCGGTGAGGTGGTGGTAGGTGCAGATTCACACTCCTGTACAGGCGGTGCATTCGGGGCATTTGCAACCGGTGTCGGCGCCACAGACATGGCAGCAATCTGGGCTTCGGGAGAGACATGGTTCCGGGTTCCCGAGACGATCGGGATCTCACTGGATGGCAGCCTCTCGCAGAGTGCAGAAGCCAAAGATGTCGCATTAACCGTCGTATCACGCCTTGGAATGGAGGGTGCCACATATGCGGCACTCGAATACACCGGTCCGGGTGCAGAAACGATCGATATGGATGGGAGGCTCTGCATCTGCAATATGGGTGTTGAGACCGGGGCAAAAAATGCACTTTTTTATGCAGACCCGGTCTGTCGTGAGTACCTGGCAGGATATGGCCATTCCGTTGAGACGCAGGTGCCGGAAGACTGTTCCTATCGCGAAGAGTGTACTATCGATCTCGATGATATCGTCCCGCTCGTTGCGCTTCCCCACCGTGTCGATTCGACCCGTCCGGTCGCTGATCTGGCAGGGACAGAGGTGGACCAGGTTCTCCTTGGAACCTGCACAAACGGCAGGTATACAGATCTCAAACGGTTTGCCGGCATGGTCCGGGGATCAAAGGTGAAGGTCCGGACGATCGTCGTCCCGGCATCCGCCCCGGTCCTCCTCCGTGCCACAGAGGATGGTATCATCGCCGATCTCATCGCTGCAGGCTGCATGGTGGTGACACCGGGGTGCGGTCCCTGCCTTGGCATTCATAGTGGTGTCCTCGGTGAAGGGGAGGTCTGCCTCTCGACGGCAAACCGTAACTTCAAAAACCGGATGGGCGTCGGTGGAGAGATCTACCTGGCATCTCCCGCGACCGCCGCGGCGACTGCCCTGAGCGGCGTTATCACCGAACCGGAGGTCTTCCATGCTTAAAGGAGAGGCAATCTGCCTTGGATCCGACATCGATACCGATCTTGTCATTGCAGGCCGGTATCTCAGGACGAAGGAGAAGGCTGTATGGGCAGCCCATGTCTTTGAGGATCTCGATCCGGCACTCGCCCCCCGGCTCTCAGGCGCCGTCATCGTCGCAGGCCGGAACTTCGGCTGCGGCTCATCACGTGAACAGGCACCTATTGCCCTGAAGGAAGCAGGGGTTGTTGCCGTCATCTCTCCCCTTTTCGCCCGTATTTTCTTTAGAAACGCAATCAACGTCGGACTGCCGGTTCTTGAGGCCAATATCCCGTCATGCAGCGATGGTGATGAGATCACCATTGATCTCGAAGCCGGATCATTTGAGCTGGGTGGAACGACCTACCCGTTCACCCCCCTCTCCCCCCGTATGCGCGAGATCCTCCATGCCGGAGGCCTCGTCAATTACTGGAGGGGGAAGGCATGATCTTTCCTCCCGAATGCAAGGTTGTCGGTCATGCCTTTGAGAAGCCTGTTGGAGATAAGGTGTACTTCCTCTCCGAATACCTCGTCAGGAGGGTCGAGGACGGGTTTGAACTCCTGAAAGTCACCCCGGATCCGGATGGCACCGGGATGATGCGCGATATTCTTCATGAAGAGGTGCTCTCGACCGCGGATGAGACGGTCCTGTACTCAGAGAGGGTCAATCAGCATGACCGGGCAGGCATGGTCCGGCGGGCTCTCTCGACCGGAAAACGGTGTACCATCTTCGGGGCGATGGATGAGCATATGAACTTCGTCCTCGATCCGGATCTCTCCCTCTTTCAAAAAGTCCATGTCTATGATATTCGGCCACCCCGGGCGAACCTCTCGGTAACCATCGAGGAGCTTGAAGAGGCCGGGCTTCTTGGAGAACTCAACTGCACCTTCTCCCATCACATCAGGGATATCTCAACGATCAATGCCGATGTCTTCCCCTGCCGGGCGGGAGGTTTCACCAGAACACTTGATATGGACCGGATGACAGGGGGTGAACGGGTCGCCGGATGTCTGACCGGGAAACAGCTGTATGAGGAGTGCTATGGCACAAACTACTCACGTATCGATATCTGCCCCCTCTCGCAGGTCAATGAAGAGCCGTTCATAGCCAGATGCTGCAGAAAAGAGAGGAGTGGTATCGGAGAGTATAACGGGTATTTTGGTGCTGTCGTTCACTGGGGCGCCTCCCCAAAGACCGTCCTCGATGCGGTCTATGGAATGGTTGCGGCATGGAGGGAACATCATGGTTAGGATCGCTGTTGTTCCCGGCGACGGCATCGGAAGTGAGGTGATCCCGGTTGCACAGGCAGTACTCGCCTCCCTTCACCCCGACTGGGACTTCTTTGAGGTCGAGGTCGGGTATGCCAGATGGCAGAGGGAAAAAACAGCATGCACAGATGATGATATCAGGGCGATGAGGAGTGCGGATGCGATCCTCTTTGGTGCGGTAACGACACCTCCTGATCCCTGCTATGACTCCGTCATCCTGAAGATCAGGCAGGACCTTGATCTCTATGCCAACCTCCGCCCTGTGAAAGGTGAGGGCTTTGATATCATGGTGGTGCGTGAGAATTCAGAGGGCCTCTACTCCGGGATCGAGTGGCGCGAGCGGGATCGCGCCTGCACGGTCCGCGTCGTCTCGGTCGCCGGGAGTATGCGTATCGGGCGGTACGCCTCCCGCCTGGCAGCGGCACGAGGGGTTCCCCTTACCATCGGGAATAAGGCAAATGTCATTAAATCTGATATCCTCTTCCGGGAGATCTGCTCGGCCGAGGCATCCCGGGCAGGGGTGCCCTATGAATCACGGTACATCGATGCCCTCGCCCTTGACATCCTGATGCATCCGGGTCGCTACCATGTCATCGTAACCACCAACATCTTCGGGGATATCCTCTCCGATGTCGCCGGGTATCTCGTCGGCGGGCTCGGCATGCTCCCTTCAGCCAATATCGGGGATCAGCATGCCCTCTTTGAGCCTGTCCATGGTTCGGCACCGGATATCGCAGGCCAGGGCATCGCAAACCCGATCGCCGCCGTCAGGAGTGCGGCGATGCTCCTCGATCACCTCGGGTATGTCGGTGAGGCAGCGAGGATTGAGGAGGCGATACTGTCTCTCCTCCACTCAGGGATCAGAACCCCCGATCTCGGTGGAGAGGCAACGACAGAGGAATTTGGAGCCGCTCTTCTTCTGGCACTCGGATTCTGACCTCCCGGTTGCCCCCACCAATATCCTTTCATCGTTTTGCGGAGAACACCTTCTGCATGGTATGTGTCGGTGTCCATGTCTCGATCGCCGGATCGATCGATCGTGCCGTCTCGCGTGCTGTTGGGAAGGGTTGCGATACCTTTCAGATCTTCTCACGAAACCCGCGCGGATGGCAGTATAAACCTCTTCCAGATGACCTGGCAACCGGCTTCCGGGAGGCATGTGCCGCGGCGGCCATCTCCTCTCCTGTTGTTCATATGCCGTACCTCCCAAACCTCTCCTCAGAAAAAGATGAGATATACCAAAAGTCCGTCGAAAGCCTGAATGTGGAGCTCTTGCGCTGTTCACAGCTTGGGATTCCCTACCTGGTAACCCATCTCGGCCACCATGGTATCTCAGGGAAATCGAATGGGCAGAAGCGGGTTGTTGATGCCATTAATACCGCTCTTCATGCGGCTGATCCCGGCGTCACCCTTGTTCTTGAAAATACTGCCGGTGAGAAGAACTCGGTCGGGAGTGATCTCGAAGGGCTTGCGGCGATCATTGGAGAGATCGAGGATCAGAAGAGGATAGCCGTCTGCTTTGATACCTGTCATGCCCATGCGGCAGGGTACGATCTCAGATCAGAGGAAGCGGTCGGTACAACCTTCGATCTCTTCGATGCGGAGGTCGGCCTTGATCGCCTCTCCATCATCCATCTCAATGATGCAAAAGGGCAGCTCGGGTCTGGGCTTGACCGGCATGAGCATATTGGCCTTGGTGCCATCGGGGAGGAGGGGATTCGGGCTATCCTCCACCACCCCCGGCTCCGGCATCTCCTCTTCATCATGGAGACGCCGGAGGATGATCGCCGGGATGATGCCGGCAATATCGCAGAGGTCCGCAGGCTTGCTGCCTAACGCCCCTCTCTTCTCCTGAGCCAGATCGCTGCACCGGAAAGCCCGATTGCGGCGCTGATGAGGGTGAATCCTGCTGCCTCGGCAGGCTCCGGCTCTTGTGGTACAATGGTGGGGTCAAGGACGAGGAGCCATCCCTCCACACTTCCGGTGTGGCGGGACCAGCCGCCGACCGCAACAGAACCATCCGAGAGCGGTGCAACCGCTGTGAAGCGTCCGTCAGCCTCTGGGAACCGCTTTGAGGACGTCACCAAACCGTCCGGCTGCATAGTTATGATGAGAGGGTTCTTTGGTCCTGTCCCTCCAACGATGAGGAACTCATCTCCATATGGAACGACTCCGTATGCTGCATACCCCTCCAGATCCTTCTCCCAGAGGATTGTGCCATCATCTGTTGTTCCTATTGCACGTGTCTGACCCTGTGATGTCCAGAAGGGTTTGGTACTTCCCACCATGATATACCCGTCATCCATCTCTGCGATCGAGAAGATGTTCAGGTTCCTGAATGTTTCTGTCCATTGTGGCGTGCCCTCATCATCGACTTTTGTAAGGTGGCCATATTCAATCCTCTCGCCATCTGTTGTGCTGCCGCTACCTCCAACCAGAAGATATCCCCCGTCCGGGGCAGCGATCATATCAACAATGGCCATCTCAGCATACTCTGATCCTCCGAGGAGAGTCCCATCATTACTATACCTTGCCAGAAAGCCGGAGACTAATGACTCGTCTTCATCAGATGGCCATAGCCAGCCGGCAACAAGGATCCCATCATCTGTCGTCAGAATTCGCCTCGGGGAAAATCCAGATAACTCTTCTCTCCAGAGGAGAGCCCCGTCATGATCAACTGCCATGATATGACTTGTTCCTGTTATTCTGTCACCCGGACTCTCCCCCATATCCCATTCGATGCCTGCAGCATAGATTGTTGTATCATTACCTTCTTTGATAGCAACGATCCAGTCGCCAGGATACAATTGTTCCCATTGAATCCCACCACGTGCATCTGTTTTTATAAGGATAGATGATTCCGGACCGTCCTGTGCAGCATATCCTCCAAGAAGAAAGCCTCCATCCATAGTCTCTTCAATTGCATGGATGTCAGTATATAGTCCCTGCTGGTATGTCCGGTTAATAATTTCCTGTCCGGTCACATCCCCTCCGGATACCGTTATAGGGAGGGTAACAAGAAAGAGTACCAGTAGAATTTTCCAATTCAAAATTCCTGAAAATGCTTTCCACATCATACTACCACAGTTCTTTGAATAATGTTATAATCTTACTTTGAAAGCATTTCTCATCTGACGTGTTTTTATCTCGGATAACCGCCTATACCAGAGGTAGTGAAGGCGACATACGATGGAACAATGATTCATACCGGCACAGAGGGGCGATCTCTCTATGAGCAGGGCGGGTATGGGCGGCCGACACCAGCGGGCCTCTCCCTCTCTCCTGAAGAGGCGCTCTACCTCCTTCAGAGAGGGAAGATCGATCCGGTCGGGTTTGATTTCGACTCACTTCTCCGGAAGTCCGCAGAGAAGAAGAATTTTCTGCGGTCATTCATCGTCTACCGTGATATCCGTGAGCGCGGATATGCGGTACAGGCAGGTCCCCATGACTTCCGGGTCTTCCGGCGCGGTCAGAAGCCGGGGAAGGGGACGACCCAGTACCTCGTCCGTGTCCTCTCGGAACGCGATCCCATCATCTTCTCATCACTCCTTCGTGAGGTGGCAACGGCTGAGAATATGCGGAAGAATTACCTCCTTGCCGTCGTCGATGATGAAGAGGAACTGACCTATTATGATCTCAGATTTCATCGCCCAAAAGCACGGGATGTCATCCCTCTCCCTGAAGGTATTGAAGGTATTCCTCTTGGAACACAGGTGATCGTTCATGGCGAAGGGGGCGATCAGCTCCAGTCTCAGTGGTATGGAACACGGCTCGATCCGGGCCGCCTCCTTCTCTCGCCCCCTGAAGCATTGTATCTCCTCGACACCGGTGTGCTCCTCTTCAACGGCGGCTCAACCGTTCGTGATGCATATTACGCCTCTGCCCTCTCCGGCGACACCGAACTTGTCGAGAAGCTCCTCGTCTATACCATGCTGCGAAACCTCGGCTTTACGCCCCGTACCGGATACAAGTTCGGCCACCACTTCAGGGTCTATACAGAGAGTGACCGCCACTCCGAGATGCTCGTCCATGCGATCCCTGATGGTGCGGAGCTTGCAATCAGTACCATCTCACGTTCAGTCAGAATGGCACACAGTGTCAAAAAGAAGATGTTGTTTGCCTGTGTACAAAGTGACGAGATCGTGTACATCGAATTTGCACGGATAAAATTGTGAGCGTACCCCTATGGATTCTGTGATCAACCCCTGGTCAAGCACACCTGCTGTCGATATCGACCGCCTCTTCTCGGAGTTTGGTATCGAGCCTGTTGAAGCTGAGGCATCTCTCCTCTCTTCAGCGCCTGCATTCTTCAGGCGAAAGATCGTCGTCGGCCACCGTGACTATGCCCCTATTGTTGAGGCGATCAACACCGGTTCCCCCTTCAATGTGATGACCGGGTTTATGCCATCCGGCTATCCTCACCTTGGACACCTGATGGTGATGCGCGAAGTCGTCTGGCATGTGGAGCAGGGTGGATCAGGTTTTATATCCATCGCAGATCGGGAAGCGCACGCGGTTCGTGGCCTCTCCTGGGATGATTGCAAAAAATATGGTGCTCTCTATCTTGAATGCCTCTACGCACTTGGGTTTGAGGGAACCACCTATTACCAGAGCGAGAATGCATTGCTGAAGGATCTCGCCTTTGAGGCCGGGATAAAGATCAACTTCTCGGATCTCCAGGCGATCTATGGATTCACGCCGGAGACCTCCCTTGCGCATGCCGACTCGGTAGCGACACAGGTTGCGGACATCCTCTATCCCCAGGTCGTCTCAGGGCCCGCCCCGACGGTCGTCCCCGTCGGGATCGATCAGGATCCGCATATCAGGCTTACCCGAGATATTGCCCATAAGATGCGATGGTTCACGGTTCTGGATCGGGGGGAGTATATCAGTGTCAGATCCAAAAATGCACCTCTCCATGCCATGGATGCCGTTGCAGCAGCATTTCCTGGATCGAAGCGGTATGAAGGCCATCTTGATATCCCTGGTGCAGATATTCTCCTTGTCTCGGAGCAGGTTCGGCAGATTGAGGCGGCAAACGGAGGATATGGGTTCATCACCCCCTCCTCAACCTACCATAGCTTCATGAAGGGTCTCCAGGGCGGGAAGATGTCAAGCAGCATCCCTGACAGCCTCTTCTTCTTCGATGAGCCGGTTTCGGATGTCAAAAAGAAGGTGATGGGAGCTCTCACCGGCGGCAGGATGACAAAAGAGGAGCAGGTGA includes the following:
- a CDS encoding DUF7714 family protein, whose product is MIFPPECKVVGHAFEKPVGDKVYFLSEYLVRRVEDGFELLKVTPDPDGTGMMRDILHEEVLSTADETVLYSERVNQHDRAGMVRRALSTGKRCTIFGAMDEHMNFVLDPDLSLFQKVHVYDIRPPRANLSVTIEELEEAGLLGELNCTFSHHIRDISTINADVFPCRAGGFTRTLDMDRMTGGERVAGCLTGKQLYEECYGTNYSRIDICPLSQVNEEPFIARCCRKERSGIGEYNGYFGAVVHWGASPKTVLDAVYGMVAAWREHHG
- a CDS encoding 3-isopropylmalate dehydratase/homoaconitate hydratase family large subunit encodes the protein MSRTLTERILQGNAGEYVDARVDRAYVHDGTGVLTLASFREMGVPIGIGPARISVLFDHICPANNGTTADLQRELRQYASSAGVLFSDCGGGICHQIMSEGCILPGEVVVGADSHSCTGGAFGAFATGVGATDMAAIWASGETWFRVPETIGISLDGSLSQSAEAKDVALTVVSRLGMEGATYAALEYTGPGAETIDMDGRLCICNMGVETGAKNALFYADPVCREYLAGYGHSVETQVPEDCSYREECTIDLDDIVPLVALPHRVDSTRPVADLAGTEVDQVLLGTCTNGRYTDLKRFAGMVRGSKVKVRTIVVPASAPVLLRATEDGIIADLIAAGCMVVTPGCGPCLGIHSGVLGEGEVCLSTANRNFKNRMGVGGEIYLASPATAAATALSGVITEPEVFHA
- a CDS encoding deoxyribonuclease IV, with product MVCVGVHVSIAGSIDRAVSRAVGKGCDTFQIFSRNPRGWQYKPLPDDLATGFREACAAAAISSPVVHMPYLPNLSSEKDEIYQKSVESLNVELLRCSQLGIPYLVTHLGHHGISGKSNGQKRVVDAINTALHAADPGVTLVLENTAGEKNSVGSDLEGLAAIIGEIEDQKRIAVCFDTCHAHAAGYDLRSEEAVGTTFDLFDAEVGLDRLSIIHLNDAKGQLGSGLDRHEHIGLGAIGEEGIRAILHHPRLRHLLFIMETPEDDRRDDAGNIAEVRRLAA
- a CDS encoding 3-isopropylmalate dehydratase — protein: MLKGEAICLGSDIDTDLVIAGRYLRTKEKAVWAAHVFEDLDPALAPRLSGAVIVAGRNFGCGSSREQAPIALKEAGVVAVISPLFARIFFRNAINVGLPVLEANIPSCSDGDEITIDLEAGSFELGGTTYPFTPLSPRMREILHAGGLVNYWRGKA
- a CDS encoding tryptophan--tRNA ligase, which produces MDSVINPWSSTPAVDIDRLFSEFGIEPVEAEASLLSSAPAFFRRKIVVGHRDYAPIVEAINTGSPFNVMTGFMPSGYPHLGHLMVMREVVWHVEQGGSGFISIADREAHAVRGLSWDDCKKYGALYLECLYALGFEGTTYYQSENALLKDLAFEAGIKINFSDLQAIYGFTPETSLAHADSVATQVADILYPQVVSGPAPTVVPVGIDQDPHIRLTRDIAHKMRWFTVLDRGEYISVRSKNAPLHAMDAVAAAFPGSKRYEGHLDIPGADILLVSEQVRQIEAANGGYGFITPSSTYHSFMKGLQGGKMSSSIPDSLFFFDEPVSDVKKKVMGALTGGRMTKEEQVRCGGEPDGCPIYLLNLFHMVADDDELLEIRSACLGGTLLCGTCKKATFERVKEFLTDFKERRESVRHMVTG
- a CDS encoding isocitrate/isopropylmalate dehydrogenase family protein translates to MVRIAVVPGDGIGSEVIPVAQAVLASLHPDWDFFEVEVGYARWQREKTACTDDDIRAMRSADAILFGAVTTPPDPCYDSVILKIRQDLDLYANLRPVKGEGFDIMVVRENSEGLYSGIEWRERDRACTVRVVSVAGSMRIGRYASRLAAARGVPLTIGNKANVIKSDILFREICSAEASRAGVPYESRYIDALALDILMHPGRYHVIVTTNIFGDILSDVAGYLVGGLGMLPSANIGDQHALFEPVHGSAPDIAGQGIANPIAAVRSAAMLLDHLGYVGEAARIEEAILSLLHSGIRTPDLGGEATTEEFGAALLLALGF
- the endA gene encoding tRNA-intron lyase, with the protein product MKATYDGTMIHTGTEGRSLYEQGGYGRPTPAGLSLSPEEALYLLQRGKIDPVGFDFDSLLRKSAEKKNFLRSFIVYRDIRERGYAVQAGPHDFRVFRRGQKPGKGTTQYLVRVLSERDPIIFSSLLREVATAENMRKNYLLAVVDDEEELTYYDLRFHRPKARDVIPLPEGIEGIPLGTQVIVHGEGGDQLQSQWYGTRLDPGRLLLSPPEALYLLDTGVLLFNGGSTVRDAYYASALSGDTELVEKLLVYTMLRNLGFTPRTGYKFGHHFRVYTESDRHSEMLVHAIPDGAELAISTISRSVRMAHSVKKKMLFACVQSDEIVYIEFARIKL